GACTGTTCTAAAATGGGTACATGTGATATACCATAACCTATCATTAATGATGCGGCATCCTTTACTGTTGAAGTTGACATAATTGTTAATACTGATTTAGTACCTACATCAATAGCTGGAATTGTGACATCTCTTGGAAAAGCTTTTGCTATATCCCTTTCAGTTACTATTAATGAATTTTCAACCAATAAAGAACCTAGGCCAAAAGCTAGCATAATTCTACTAGCATCTTTTACTGTAGTTGAAGAATCAACAGAGACTGGACGTGAAGCTATATCCGAAGCTTTTTGAGTCTTCCAATTTTCATTCGATAACGCAGCCCTAATTATACTTCTCGCACTTATTACTCCTACGATCGATCCTACGGGACCGTAAACTGCTACTCTTCTTATTTTGTTATCAATCATAGTCTTTGCTATTTTATCTAATGTATCTTCTGAAGATACGCCTATTAAATTCCTTGAAGCTATTTGAGATACAAGAATTTGTTTTGCCATTAGTATATAATAGACTTACATATTTTTAAAATTTGTCAATTATAGTTAAGAAAATGAATATTTTAGTCATTATAAATTATTTTTATTTGACTAAGTAAATAAAAATTTAAAAACCTAATAGAATGTTAATTATTACAATTCTAGATTCTTTATAAAATATTTTATTCTTCTTTATTTAGAGAAAGGCTTAATAAAAGCTTAATCATAATTAAAAGAAATATTAAAAAGTCAATTACCCAACAACTTCCTAAATTACTATCCGAATCTGCTTATTAATGAAAATCGATTACTGTATCACAGTATAGTAAAAGGAGAAAATAATAGAATTATAGAGAATCAAATTCACTTGAGATAAAAGAGTTCGTTATATTCCTATGAAGAGAATATTAGTAAATGTTAAAAGTAGGGCTCGGGCCGGGACTTGTACCCGGGACCTACGGGTCCACAGCTCTCTAAGAGTTATTCAATAAGGTAAAGAATAACACATTGTTGTTATTCAATTGAATTTTTCATTAATTAAAGATAAAATATGTGTATAAT
The nucleotide sequence above comes from Sulfurisphaera javensis. Encoded proteins:
- a CDS encoding CBS domain-containing protein, which encodes MAKQILVSQIASRNLIGVSSEDTLDKIAKTMIDNKIRRVAVYGPVGSIVGVISARSIIRAALSNENWKTQKASDIASRPVSVDSSTTVKDASRIMLAFGLGSLLVENSLIVTERDIAKAFPRDVTIPAIDVGTKSVLTIMSTSTVKDAASLMIGYGISHVPILEQSRKIVGLISLRDVLRALSEDKLTAQVTDYASKDVVKGNEELTLGEVADIIASKDVGSVLIVDDKDNIRAIVTEWDLVKITATLTYAFVLIKLAPNASFDITPIQELDRVIDARLVYGPYDVVTTIAAETSERLLSTVALIRSIPGVADTLTLLSV